Genomic DNA from bacterium:
CGACCGCAGCGTGGCGATCTCGAATCCGGGAAAGATCCTGTTCCCGCAGCGCGGGCACACGAAACTGGATCTGGTTCGATACTACCTCGCGGTGGCCGACGGCGCGCTCCGCGCCGCGGGCGGACGGCCCAACATGCTGGTGCGATACCCGAACGGCATCGAGGGCGACTTCTTCTATCAGAAGCGCGCGCCGAAGTCCCGGCCGTCCTGGGTCGAAGTCGTGTCCCTGCACTTCCCGTCCGGCCGGACCGCCGAAGAAGTGGTGCCCCGCGATCCCGCCGTCCTCGCCTGGATGGCGAACCTGGCCTGTCTCGAGCTGCACCCGCACCCGGTGCGCGCGGAGGATCTCGACCACCCCGACGAGCTCCGCATCGACCTCGACCCGGGGCCGGGCATCGAGTGGGCCCAGGTGCGGGAGGTCGCGCGCATCGTCCGGGCCGCGCTCGACGACTTCGCGATCGCCGGCTGGCCGAAAACGTCCGGCGGGCGCGGGATGCACGTGCTGGCGCGCCTCAAGCCGCGCTGGACGTTCGACGAGGTTCGCCGGGCGGCTCTGGCCCTCGCCCGCGAGGTGGAACGGCGGGCGCCGGCGCTCGCGACGAGCAAGTGG
This window encodes:
- a CDS encoding DNA primase small subunit domain-containing protein, with amino-acid sequence MAATEREEVVAGDRSVAISNPGKILFPQRGHTKLDLVRYYLAVADGALRAAGGRPNMLVRYPNGIEGDFFYQKRAPKSRPSWVEVVSLHFPSGRTAEEVVPRDPAVLAWMANLACLELHPHPVRAEDLDHPDELRIDLDPGPGIEWAQVREVARIVRAALDDFAIAGWPKTSGGRGMHVLARLKPRWTFDEVRRAALALAREVERRAPALATSKW